From one Malus sylvestris chromosome 1, drMalSylv7.2, whole genome shotgun sequence genomic stretch:
- the LOC126618707 gene encoding uncharacterized protein LOC126618707 isoform X2, giving the protein MFFLLIYFREPQLFLGFPFRQILQIFTFSLPISSQFSNFQIHRDQESGKILNLVFVWANEGSELKVDVSVVFKECGRMNWKGKGQRWVRIRKRKDELQK; this is encoded by the exons ATGTTCTTTCTGCTAATATATTTTCGTGAGCCTCAATTATTTTTAGGGTTTCCATTTCGCCAAATCCTTCAAATCTTCACCTTCTCCTTACCAATTTCATCCCAATTTTCCAATTTTCAG ATTCACAGGGACCAGGAGAGTGGGAAGATTCTgaatttggtgtttgtttgggCGAATGAGGGCTCCGAGCTGAAAGTTGATGTCTCTGTTGTTTTCAAAG AATGTGGAAGAATGAATTGGAAGGGGAAAGGTCAAAGGTGGGTGAGAATACGGAAGAGGAAGGATGAATTGCAGAAGTAA
- the LOC126618707 gene encoding uncharacterized protein LOC126618707 isoform X1 — MFFLLIYFREPQLFLGFPFRQILQIFTFSLPISSQFSNFQIHRDQESGKILNLVFVWANEGSELKVDVSVVFKEESEEKQEALLVATASLFSLSFLCVRGWIFTECGRMNWKGKGQRWVRIRKRKDELQK; from the exons ATGTTCTTTCTGCTAATATATTTTCGTGAGCCTCAATTATTTTTAGGGTTTCCATTTCGCCAAATCCTTCAAATCTTCACCTTCTCCTTACCAATTTCATCCCAATTTTCCAATTTTCAG ATTCACAGGGACCAGGAGAGTGGGAAGATTCTgaatttggtgtttgtttgggCGAATGAGGGCTCCGAGCTGAAAGTTGATGTCTCTGTTGTTTTCAAAG AAGAGAGTGAAGAAAAGCAAGAGGCTCTGTTGGTGGCCACTGCTTCTCTgttttctctctcatttctgtGTGTGCGTGGGTGGATATTTACAGAATGTGGAAGAATGAATTGGAAGGGGAAAGGTCAAAGGTGGGTGAGAATACGGAAGAGGAAGGATGAATTGCAGAAGTAA